Proteins co-encoded in one Spirosoma endbachense genomic window:
- a CDS encoding S8 family serine peptidase, protein MAKNRASLLLLLFIVVQFNSFGQTTRKYLVLLRDKANSPYSVNKPDQFLSQRSILRRQKQNISILERDLPVNPTYLTQLQQTGAKIWFPSRWLNAVLVEANDATIATIQKLSFVKGLEFGRSLTNARVSAETTVSTANQFSKFGEVQPLNYGSSQAQIEQLGADKMHQQGYHGEGMLIGVLDAGFQNANRLTFLKPLFDEKRVLATYDFVRKETSVYEDDSHGLSCLSAIAATADGQLYGTAYKASFILLRTEDANSESRIEEANWLFGAEYADSAGVDVISSSLGYSEFDDVSTNYTYQNMDGKTALSTRAAQIATATGMVVVVAAGNEGSNSWHYLTAPSDAVSVLTIGAVTQTGQRASFSSFGPSADGRVKPDLAARGQGTIVGYPSGTVASGNGTSFATPLIAGLAASFWQSHPRLTASQVTASLRRSGSQYTTPDDMLGYGIPNFERASTIADVYSQLLVYPNPFSEAEPLAIQWGEIEANVPLNATLIDLTGRIIWQNSFTSSGLAAFVLPNLNLSAGLYFMTLVSGDKKRTMKVIKQ, encoded by the coding sequence ATGGCAAAGAATAGAGCAAGCTTGTTGCTGCTGCTGTTTATTGTAGTCCAGTTCAACAGCTTTGGCCAGACAACCCGTAAATACCTGGTTCTGTTGCGCGATAAGGCCAACTCGCCTTACAGTGTGAATAAGCCAGACCAGTTTCTGTCGCAACGGTCCATTCTTCGCAGGCAAAAACAGAATATTTCGATTCTGGAACGCGATTTGCCGGTCAATCCGACTTACCTGACGCAACTTCAGCAAACAGGCGCTAAAATCTGGTTTCCCTCTCGCTGGCTCAATGCCGTACTGGTCGAAGCAAACGATGCAACAATCGCCACGATTCAGAAATTATCATTTGTGAAAGGGCTGGAATTCGGCCGTTCACTGACCAATGCCCGTGTTAGTGCCGAAACAACGGTGAGCACGGCGAATCAATTCTCAAAATTTGGTGAAGTTCAACCGTTGAATTATGGTAGTTCACAGGCCCAGATTGAGCAGCTTGGTGCCGACAAAATGCACCAGCAGGGCTATCATGGCGAAGGTATGCTGATTGGTGTATTGGACGCTGGCTTTCAGAATGCGAACCGGCTGACTTTTCTAAAACCTCTGTTCGATGAAAAGCGGGTGTTAGCGACCTATGATTTTGTCAGGAAAGAAACCAGCGTGTATGAAGACGATTCGCATGGCCTTTCCTGCCTGTCTGCCATTGCAGCTACTGCCGATGGCCAACTTTACGGAACGGCCTATAAAGCGTCCTTTATCTTATTACGCACTGAAGATGCTAATTCCGAAAGTCGCATTGAAGAGGCTAACTGGCTGTTCGGTGCTGAGTATGCCGATAGTGCCGGAGTCGATGTAATTAGTTCATCATTAGGCTATAGCGAGTTCGACGATGTATCGACCAACTATACCTATCAGAATATGGATGGCAAAACGGCGCTCTCAACCCGTGCTGCTCAGATTGCCACGGCCACAGGAATGGTTGTTGTGGTAGCGGCAGGTAATGAAGGGAGTAACTCCTGGCACTATCTGACAGCGCCATCCGATGCGGTTTCGGTTTTGACCATTGGCGCGGTCACTCAAACCGGTCAGCGGGCATCCTTTAGTTCGTTTGGTCCGTCTGCCGACGGTCGTGTAAAGCCGGATTTAGCCGCCCGAGGTCAGGGCACCATTGTCGGTTATCCCAGCGGGACTGTTGCATCGGGCAACGGCACCTCATTTGCGACACCACTCATTGCTGGTTTAGCAGCCTCTTTCTGGCAATCGCATCCCCGCCTGACTGCCTCTCAGGTAACCGCAAGTTTGCGTCGTTCAGGCAGTCAATACACAACTCCTGACGACATGCTGGGGTATGGCATCCCGAATTTTGAACGAGCCTCGACAATTGCTGATGTCTACAGTCAATTATTGGTTTACCCAAATCCGTTTAGTGAAGCCGAGCCACTAGCCATTCAATGGGGCGAAATTGAGGCCAATGTGCCGCTCAATGCTACGCTTATTGACCTGACAGGTCGTATCATCTGGCAAAATAGCTTCACCTCAAGTGGTCTGGCCGCTTTTGTTCTGCCAAACTTAAACTTATCGGCTGGGTTATATTTCATGACCCTCGTTTCGGGCGATAAGAAACGAACAATGAAGGTCATAAAACAGTAG
- a CDS encoding O-acetyl-ADP-ribose deacetylase: MATIRIIQGDITKQAVDTIVNAANESLLGGGGVDGAIHRAAGPELLAECRTLHGCKTGDAKMTKGYRLPASYVIHTVGPVWRGGTHGEPDLLASCYRRSLEIATENGLVSIAFPNISTGIFGYPKDDAADIAITSVRQFLKQPTTLQDIVFVCFDDDNFSLYNKRLSATN; this comes from the coding sequence ATGGCAACAATCCGGATTATTCAGGGCGACATCACCAAGCAGGCAGTTGATACAATTGTGAACGCAGCCAACGAAAGTTTACTGGGAGGTGGAGGTGTTGATGGGGCGATTCATCGCGCGGCTGGCCCGGAGTTACTGGCCGAATGTCGCACTCTTCACGGCTGCAAAACGGGCGACGCCAAGATGACCAAAGGCTATCGACTACCCGCCAGCTACGTAATTCATACGGTAGGGCCAGTCTGGCGCGGGGGCACACACGGCGAACCCGACCTATTGGCAAGCTGCTACCGCCGTTCGCTCGAAATTGCGACAGAAAACGGCCTGGTTAGTATTGCGTTCCCTAACATTAGCACCGGAATCTTTGGCTACCCTAAAGACGACGCAGCCGATATAGCTATAACATCGGTTCGCCAGTTTCTGAAACAGCCAACGACTCTTCAGGACATTGTTTTTGTCTGCTTTGATGATGACAATTTTTCACTTTATAACAAGCGACTGTCTGCAACAAACTAA
- a CDS encoding sodium:solute symporter produces the protein MSTLDWGVLILTLLGVIVYGVVRSRNSQSMDDYLLAGQSLPWYHVGLSVMATQASAITFLSAPGQGFSDGMRFVQFYFGLPLAMVVLSITFVPIFHKLKVFTAYEFLENRFDTRVRTLTAGLFLLQRGLSTGLSIYAPAIILSTILGWNIYWTNLIMGGIVLIYTVSGGTKAISYTHLQQMAIVTFAMALAGYLTVKLLPEDVGFVDALHVAGKAGRMNLIDLKFDPDSRYNLWSGLIGGFFLQLSYFGTDQSQVGRYLTGESISQSRLGLLMNGLLKVPMQFLILLVGVLVFVFYQYNPSPTFFNKQETDRLKESPYARDYQIAEIKHQNLTAQRQRIVADMQVAVQTKNEDAQDAAVASLHETDQALKTVKADVIKLIEKNNPAADTNDGNYVFLRFVLDYLPHGLIGLLIAVIFSASMGSIAAAYSSLASTTVVDVYKRLIRSEGDDAHYLNVSRWATIGWGVFCIIVAQFANRLGSMIEAVNILGSLFYGVILGVFVVAFYVKSVGGRATFWAAIVAEIFVALSWYLNLTAFLWLNVIGCLLVVIFAWILQRFQRS, from the coding sequence ATGAGTACGCTGGATTGGGGTGTTTTAATTCTAACGTTGTTGGGGGTCATTGTGTATGGGGTAGTTCGTAGCCGAAACAGCCAGAGCATGGACGATTATTTGCTGGCCGGTCAGTCGTTACCCTGGTATCATGTCGGACTATCGGTGATGGCTACGCAGGCTAGTGCCATTACCTTTCTGTCGGCACCAGGACAGGGATTCAGCGATGGAATGCGATTCGTCCAGTTTTATTTTGGTCTTCCACTGGCAATGGTCGTTTTGTCGATAACGTTCGTTCCCATTTTTCACAAACTAAAAGTTTTTACCGCGTACGAATTTCTGGAGAACCGCTTTGATACCCGCGTTCGTACGTTAACGGCGGGTTTATTTTTACTCCAGCGGGGGCTTTCGACCGGTCTTTCGATTTACGCGCCAGCCATCATCCTCTCAACCATTCTGGGCTGGAATATTTACTGGACAAACCTGATCATGGGCGGTATTGTCCTGATTTACACCGTTTCTGGAGGAACAAAAGCGATTTCCTATACGCATCTTCAGCAAATGGCTATTGTCACTTTTGCCATGGCGCTGGCTGGTTATCTGACCGTTAAGCTACTACCCGAAGACGTAGGTTTCGTCGATGCGCTGCACGTAGCGGGTAAGGCCGGGCGTATGAACTTAATCGATCTGAAGTTTGATCCCGATAGTCGTTACAATCTATGGTCCGGGCTGATTGGTGGATTCTTTTTGCAATTATCTTACTTTGGCACCGACCAATCGCAGGTGGGGCGCTACCTGACTGGTGAGTCGATTAGCCAGAGCCGTCTGGGTTTGCTCATGAATGGACTGCTGAAAGTGCCGATGCAATTTCTGATTCTGTTGGTGGGCGTTTTGGTTTTCGTTTTTTATCAATACAATCCATCACCCACATTCTTCAATAAGCAGGAAACCGATCGACTCAAAGAAAGCCCGTATGCCCGCGATTATCAGATTGCGGAAATAAAGCATCAAAACCTGACCGCTCAGCGTCAGCGTATCGTTGCCGACATGCAGGTTGCAGTGCAAACCAAAAACGAGGATGCTCAGGATGCTGCGGTTGCCAGCCTTCACGAAACCGATCAGGCGCTAAAAACCGTTAAAGCCGACGTTATTAAACTGATCGAAAAGAATAATCCGGCAGCCGATACGAACGATGGTAACTATGTGTTTTTGCGGTTTGTGCTGGATTATCTGCCGCATGGACTAATTGGCCTGCTCATTGCCGTCATCTTTAGTGCATCGATGGGATCGATTGCGGCAGCGTATAGCTCACTGGCATCGACAACAGTCGTCGATGTGTATAAACGATTGATCAGGAGCGAAGGGGATGATGCGCACTATCTGAACGTTTCGCGTTGGGCAACAATTGGATGGGGCGTATTCTGTATTATCGTGGCGCAGTTTGCCAACCGGCTCGGCAGTATGATTGAAGCCGTTAATATCCTGGGTTCCTTGTTTTACGGTGTTATTCTGGGCGTGTTCGTAGTGGCATTCTACGTAAAATCGGTCGGAGGCCGGGCTACTTTTTGGGCCGCTATTGTTGCCGAAATATTTGTTGCCCTTAGCTGGTATCTGAATCTAACGGCGTTCCTGTGGCTAAACGTAATCGGGTGCCTGCTGGTGGTAATTTTTGCGTGGATATTGCAACGATTCCAACGGTCCTGA
- a CDS encoding DUF2911 domain-containing protein, which yields MRKLSVTAATLCLVAQLATAQIKLPSPSPGATISQTIGTTDITINYSRPSLKGRTPFTDAYVPTGKVWRTGANGATAFTTSTDVMINGKPLPAGTYAIMSIPEKSDWTLIFNSNKAVTEQTYKPEEDVLRVQLKPTASSEKLETFTIGFSDLTDSTAKLNILWADVKASADLRVDVNANSAANVDKAVAEKPDDAGVLQAAASYNLSKGRNLDQALSWIEKSITLKETYRNLYVKSQILARMGKYTDALPLAQKALSLGQSSNDAAFSFFKEGIEKSITEYTAKLPAMPAVKGVKGKKKA from the coding sequence ATGCGCAAACTTTCAGTTACAGCCGCTACACTTTGCTTAGTAGCACAATTAGCCACTGCCCAGATTAAATTGCCATCACCCAGCCCAGGAGCCACGATAAGCCAAACCATTGGTACCACCGACATTACCATCAACTATTCGCGCCCGAGCCTGAAAGGTCGCACACCCTTTACGGATGCCTACGTACCGACGGGCAAAGTCTGGCGAACAGGAGCGAACGGGGCAACTGCTTTCACAACGTCGACGGATGTAATGATCAATGGAAAACCCTTGCCCGCCGGAACCTATGCGATCATGTCAATTCCCGAAAAAAGTGACTGGACATTAATTTTTAACAGTAACAAGGCGGTTACCGAGCAAACCTACAAACCCGAGGAAGACGTTTTACGGGTTCAGCTCAAACCAACGGCTAGCAGTGAGAAATTGGAAACCTTTACTATTGGTTTCAGCGACCTGACCGACAGCACTGCCAAACTGAACATCCTGTGGGCCGATGTGAAGGCAAGTGCCGATCTGAGAGTTGATGTCAACGCCAACTCAGCCGCGAATGTCGATAAGGCAGTCGCCGAAAAACCCGACGATGCGGGCGTATTGCAGGCTGCTGCCAGCTACAATCTTTCGAAGGGCCGGAACCTGGATCAGGCGCTGAGTTGGATCGAGAAGTCAATAACGCTGAAAGAAACGTACCGTAATCTGTACGTTAAGTCTCAGATTCTAGCCAGGATGGGCAAATACACGGATGCACTGCCACTGGCTCAGAAAGCCCTGTCGTTAGGTCAGTCGTCAAATGATGCCGCCTTCTCATTCTTCAAAGAGGGTATCGAGAAAAGCATTACAGAGTATACGGCCAAACTGCCTGCCATGCCAGCAGTAAAAGGCGTAAAAGGAAAGAAAAAGGCGTAA
- a CDS encoding amidohydrolase, whose product MPVENPDIFVDFRRELHRFPEISCQEFGTQERIAAFVSRFTPVNLTKVGTTGLLLQYGEDPNGPVTLIRADIDALPIREVNEFDYKSQHEGVSHKCGHDGHTAILARLASHLADKPIQKGRVYLLFQPAEENGKGAEAVLNDPNFAAIRPDRVYALHNLPGYKQGIIVCKPGDFTPAVKSLIVTFNGKVSHSAEPEKGINPAYLMAYFTLTSKELENTDPNSDDFALLTPIYTTLGEKSYGISAGYGEVHLTLRTRNNERMEALTNQLLTTLSNLCEGTGITIETAYTEAFFANQNHPDAFEQVKSSALKLGYAFIEKQEPFKWGEDFGLFTQKYKGAMFGIGAGENTPALHNDDYDFNDNLIEPAARLFLELIESHHS is encoded by the coding sequence ATGCCAGTTGAGAATCCCGATATTTTTGTTGATTTCAGACGAGAACTTCATCGTTTTCCCGAAATCTCCTGCCAAGAGTTTGGCACACAGGAACGAATTGCGGCTTTTGTCAGCCGGTTTACTCCCGTTAACCTAACGAAAGTAGGGACCACTGGCCTGCTTCTTCAATACGGAGAAGACCCGAATGGTCCGGTAACCCTGATCAGAGCCGATATTGACGCCTTGCCGATTCGGGAGGTGAATGAATTCGACTATAAATCGCAGCATGAAGGTGTTTCTCATAAATGTGGTCACGACGGTCATACGGCCATTTTAGCCCGTCTGGCTTCTCATTTAGCCGATAAACCCATACAGAAAGGCCGGGTATATCTTCTCTTTCAACCGGCCGAAGAGAACGGGAAAGGTGCCGAAGCCGTATTGAATGACCCTAATTTTGCCGCTATTCGCCCCGACCGTGTGTATGCTTTGCACAATTTACCCGGCTACAAACAAGGGATAATTGTCTGTAAACCGGGCGATTTTACACCGGCCGTCAAAAGCCTGATCGTGACATTTAACGGGAAAGTTTCTCATTCGGCCGAGCCCGAAAAAGGCATCAATCCTGCCTATTTGATGGCTTATTTTACGCTGACAAGCAAAGAGCTGGAAAACACCGATCCAAACTCAGACGACTTCGCGCTTTTAACGCCCATTTACACGACACTTGGCGAAAAATCATATGGCATCTCGGCAGGGTACGGGGAAGTTCATTTAACGCTCAGAACCCGGAACAATGAGCGAATGGAGGCTTTAACCAATCAGTTATTAACAACTTTATCGAACCTTTGCGAAGGCACTGGCATTACTATTGAAACAGCTTATACGGAAGCGTTTTTTGCCAATCAAAACCATCCAGATGCCTTTGAGCAGGTGAAAAGCAGCGCCCTGAAATTAGGCTATGCATTTATTGAAAAACAGGAGCCGTTCAAATGGGGTGAAGATTTTGGCCTGTTTACCCAGAAATACAAGGGAGCGATGTTTGGCATCGGCGCGGGCGAAAACACACCCGCTTTACACAATGACGATTATGATTTCAATGACAACCTGATTGAACCCGCTGCACGATTATTTTTAGAGCTTATCGAAAGCCATCACTCTTGA
- a CDS encoding aldehyde dehydrogenase (NADP(+)), which yields MSTFQYQPTANFIGHEAVAGEGDLFKAFAPSTHEQLTDEFTNVSSEQANHAVEKAASAFAGYKQLHPNQRADFLEAIATELEALGDTLIERAVLESGLPTGRLTGERGRTTGQLRMFAKLVREGSWVDARINPALPDRQPLPRPDLRRMLVPLGPVVVFGASNFPLAFSVAGGDTASALASGCPVIFKAHPSHPGTSSLVGQAIATAAEKSGMPDGVFSLLHADNEVAQQLVAHPAVKAVGFTGSRGGGLALQRIAQERAEPIPVYAEMSAVNPVVVLPGAIQENATKVAEGLAASVTLGVGQFCTNPGLVFLLDSPQSTVFLDTVAEKIRSSAPATMLNAGICQNYQKGVQHNRIIPGVHVLAESETASEDSRTEGRPAVLSTTAPIFLCSPTLSDEIFGPTSLIVICQTEAELAECLQTLEGQLTATLYATTDELGQSAFDWVSLLQAKAGRVLFGGFPTGVEVSEAMTHGGPFPATTDGGRSTSVGTAAILRFVRPFTYQSFPDALLPLALQNANPLGIWRNVDGEFTK from the coding sequence ATGTCAACATTCCAATATCAACCTACGGCTAATTTCATTGGCCATGAAGCCGTTGCCGGTGAAGGCGACTTATTCAAAGCCTTTGCTCCCTCAACTCATGAGCAATTAACCGATGAATTCACGAACGTTTCCAGCGAACAGGCCAATCATGCCGTTGAAAAAGCAGCTTCGGCGTTTGCTGGTTATAAACAACTCCATCCGAACCAACGTGCCGATTTTCTGGAGGCCATAGCTACGGAACTAGAAGCGCTGGGGGATACGCTGATTGAGCGTGCTGTTCTTGAAAGCGGATTACCCACCGGCCGATTGACGGGCGAACGCGGCCGTACTACCGGTCAGCTCCGGATGTTTGCCAAACTCGTTCGCGAAGGCTCATGGGTGGATGCCCGCATTAACCCGGCCCTCCCCGATCGCCAGCCACTTCCCCGCCCCGATTTGCGCCGAATGCTGGTTCCGCTGGGGCCGGTAGTAGTATTTGGCGCCAGCAATTTCCCCCTGGCGTTTTCGGTAGCGGGTGGCGATACGGCTTCAGCGCTGGCATCGGGTTGTCCGGTTATTTTCAAAGCCCATCCCTCGCACCCCGGAACCTCTTCGCTGGTCGGTCAGGCCATTGCAACGGCGGCCGAGAAATCCGGAATGCCCGACGGTGTTTTTTCGCTCCTTCATGCCGATAACGAAGTTGCTCAACAGTTAGTAGCCCATCCGGCGGTTAAAGCTGTTGGCTTTACCGGCTCTCGGGGAGGTGGTCTGGCATTGCAGCGAATAGCACAGGAACGGGCGGAACCAATACCGGTTTATGCGGAAATGAGTGCCGTCAATCCAGTTGTCGTTTTGCCGGGAGCCATTCAGGAAAATGCCACGAAAGTCGCCGAAGGGCTGGCCGCATCGGTGACGCTTGGAGTTGGTCAGTTCTGTACGAACCCCGGTCTGGTATTCCTGCTCGATTCTCCCCAGTCAACCGTTTTTCTGGATACTGTCGCCGAAAAAATACGGTCATCAGCACCAGCAACGATGCTGAATGCGGGTATTTGCCAAAATTATCAGAAAGGGGTACAGCACAACCGAATCATACCCGGCGTGCATGTTCTGGCTGAATCGGAAACAGCCTCAGAAGATAGCCGTACCGAAGGCCGACCGGCTGTGCTATCGACAACGGCACCGATTTTTCTGTGCAGCCCAACCTTGAGCGACGAAATTTTTGGCCCTACTTCCCTCATTGTCATTTGCCAAACCGAAGCGGAACTAGCCGAATGTCTGCAAACGCTCGAAGGTCAGCTAACGGCAACACTTTATGCTACGACCGATGAGCTTGGGCAGTCGGCATTCGATTGGGTTTCTCTATTACAGGCCAAAGCCGGACGAGTGCTTTTTGGTGGCTTTCCAACAGGGGTAGAAGTTAGCGAGGCTATGACTCACGGAGGCCCATTCCCGGCCACGACTGACGGTGGTCGCAGTACATCGGTTGGAACAGCCGCCATTCTACGATTCGTACGTCCGTTCACGTACCAGAGCTTTCCGGATGCGTTGTTGCCACTGGCCTTACAGAACGCCAATCCGCTCGGTATCTGGCGAAATGTAGACGGCGAATTCACAAAGTGA
- a CDS encoding glucose 1-dehydrogenase, with product MEPQSAVTIEKSLFDLTGKVALITGASKGIGEDIARLYARFGAKVVVSSRKQAVLDELANDIKAQGGEATGIAAHVGDMDQLKQLVDKTIATYGGIDILVNNAASNPVFGPALECDGLAFDKIMQANVKAPFELSKLCYSSMKTRGGGSIIMMSSIAGHTPDPGLGIYSVSKASLNMLTKVLAKEWGPDGIRVNAICPGLIKTKFSKALWQNEQILDHFTKRIPIARMGTTDEISPLALFLASDASSYSTGSLFYADGGTVI from the coding sequence ATGGAACCCCAATCTGCTGTAACTATTGAAAAATCCCTTTTCGACCTCACTGGCAAAGTAGCCCTCATTACCGGAGCCAGCAAAGGCATCGGTGAAGATATTGCCCGGTTGTATGCCCGCTTCGGCGCCAAAGTCGTTGTGAGTAGCCGAAAACAGGCCGTTTTGGATGAGTTAGCCAACGATATAAAGGCACAGGGTGGCGAAGCTACTGGAATAGCGGCCCACGTTGGCGATATGGATCAACTCAAACAACTGGTTGACAAGACAATAGCGACTTATGGTGGCATCGATATACTGGTCAATAATGCAGCTTCCAATCCCGTGTTTGGCCCCGCTCTGGAATGCGATGGTTTAGCGTTCGACAAAATCATGCAAGCCAATGTAAAAGCCCCCTTTGAGCTAAGTAAACTATGTTATTCGAGTATGAAAACGCGTGGGGGCGGTAGCATCATCATGATGAGTAGTATCGCCGGTCACACGCCCGATCCTGGGTTAGGCATTTATAGTGTCAGCAAGGCCTCCCTAAATATGCTCACAAAGGTTCTGGCTAAGGAATGGGGGCCTGATGGTATTCGGGTCAACGCCATTTGCCCCGGTTTGATTAAAACCAAATTTAGCAAGGCTCTCTGGCAGAATGAGCAAATTCTGGACCACTTTACGAAACGAATCCCGATTGCCCGCATGGGCACAACGGACGAGATCAGCCCACTGGCACTATTTCTAGCTTCAGACGCTTCCTCTTACAGCACCGGAAGTCTGTTTTATGCCGACGGCGGAACGGTGATCTAA
- a CDS encoding DinB family protein, with amino-acid sequence MTPSPETREVWLRGPLPAVPSLLQPVAHALLQAREEVDALMRDFPDGLLWERPANVASVGFHLQHLTGVLDRLFTYARGESLSSAQLTALSLEGKSVGQSPTVSELVNSFSVQVDAALAQLRRTDEQTLTEIRGVGRAQIPSTVLGLFVHAAEHTMRHIGQLSVTARILSI; translated from the coding sequence ATGACACCCTCTCCAGAAACCCGCGAAGTCTGGCTGCGCGGCCCCCTGCCTGCTGTACCTTCCCTCCTGCAACCTGTTGCCCATGCCTTATTACAAGCTCGCGAGGAAGTGGATGCCCTCATGCGCGACTTTCCAGACGGGCTACTTTGGGAACGTCCCGCCAATGTTGCTTCGGTCGGTTTTCACCTACAGCACCTGACGGGCGTATTGGATCGTCTCTTCACTTACGCACGCGGTGAATCGCTTTCATCTGCTCAACTGACGGCCCTTTCGCTGGAAGGAAAATCGGTCGGGCAGTCGCCTACTGTTTCCGAATTAGTGAACAGCTTCAGTGTTCAGGTGGATGCAGCACTTGCTCAATTACGCAGGACCGATGAACAAACGTTAACGGAAATCCGTGGCGTTGGCCGGGCACAGATTCCATCAACAGTACTGGGGCTGTTTGTGCATGCAGCTGAACATACCATGCGGCATATTGGCCAGTTATCCGTAACTGCCCGAATTTTGTCCATTTAA
- a CDS encoding SDR family NAD(P)-dependent oxidoreductase produces MRFTDKVCIVTGATSGIGRATAERMGEEGGKVLIVGRDRDRGQEVVNFIKNKGGDAQFAEVDLADAKAIEAAVNQAVGAWGKVDILVNDAAMMTFTPIVDLSVEDWDQVLAVNLRAVFLFCKHCIPHMNGGAIVNVSSVHAHQTTANVIPYAASKGGMEAFTRGVSLEYDIAKVRINCVAPGAVDTPMLWDNPNVKSGKEKIEGVIGKPADIASAICYLASDEARFINGTTLVADGGRLTIL; encoded by the coding sequence ATGCGATTTACGGATAAAGTGTGCATTGTTACCGGTGCTACATCGGGCATTGGCCGGGCCACGGCTGAACGAATGGGCGAAGAAGGTGGTAAGGTCTTAATTGTCGGACGCGATCGGGATCGGGGGCAGGAAGTTGTCAATTTTATCAAGAATAAAGGTGGCGATGCACAGTTTGCCGAGGTTGATCTGGCCGATGCAAAGGCTATTGAAGCCGCTGTAAATCAGGCAGTCGGGGCTTGGGGTAAAGTTGATATTCTGGTCAATGATGCAGCCATGATGACATTTACCCCCATTGTCGATTTATCGGTTGAAGACTGGGATCAGGTGTTGGCGGTTAATCTACGGGCCGTTTTTTTGTTCTGTAAACACTGTATTCCCCACATGAACGGCGGTGCAATCGTTAATGTTAGCTCGGTTCACGCCCACCAGACAACGGCCAATGTAATTCCATATGCAGCCAGTAAGGGTGGGATGGAAGCTTTCACACGTGGAGTCTCGCTGGAATATGACATTGCCAAAGTGCGTATCAATTGTGTTGCACCCGGAGCGGTCGATACGCCCATGCTGTGGGATAATCCGAATGTGAAGAGTGGGAAGGAGAAAATTGAAGGAGTGATTGGTAAACCCGCCGACATTGCATCAGCCATCTGTTACCTGGCTTCTGACGAAGCACGATTTATCAATGGAACGACTCTCGTTGCCGACGGTGGCCGATTGACAATATTATAA
- a CDS encoding NUDIX hydrolase: MHRYPLLKLLRQHKPTDPTEQAMTQETIAFVEANAACFERSLLSGHVTGSAWIVSPDCQKTVLIHHKKLDRWFQPGGHADGNPDITGVAFREAEEETGLKTLQFVNADIFDVDVHIIPARGDVPEHLHYDIRFLLEADPTEPFVLTDEVNAVQWLTIAAVKALTDSESVLRMVRKLTNN; the protein is encoded by the coding sequence ATGCATCGTTACCCCCTACTTAAGTTACTACGACAGCATAAGCCCACCGACCCTACCGAGCAAGCTATGACACAGGAGACCATTGCATTTGTTGAAGCAAATGCTGCCTGTTTTGAACGCTCGCTACTTAGTGGGCACGTAACCGGATCAGCCTGGATTGTTAGCCCTGATTGTCAGAAAACCGTATTGATTCATCATAAAAAGCTTGATCGCTGGTTTCAGCCGGGTGGTCATGCCGATGGCAATCCTGATATCACAGGTGTTGCATTTCGTGAGGCAGAAGAAGAGACTGGGCTAAAAACATTACAATTTGTTAATGCCGACATATTCGACGTTGATGTTCACATTATTCCAGCTCGTGGTGATGTACCGGAACATCTTCATTATGACATCCGATTTTTACTCGAAGCCGACCCTACAGAACCATTCGTACTAACCGATGAAGTCAACGCCGTTCAATGGCTCACGATAGCTGCCGTAAAGGCGTTAACTGATTCAGAGTCAGTGCTTAGAATGGTAAGAAAATTAACCAATAATTAA